Part of the Camelus bactrianus isolate YW-2024 breed Bactrian camel chromosome 6, ASM4877302v1, whole genome shotgun sequence genome, TATGTGTATATTGGTAGCAAGAATAGAATCAGATTTCATAATGCAGTGTTGGGAATGGggagagaatttttttgtttgtaccACTTGGGGTGGGAGTAAGTCCTTGGCTAAGGCAGAAGCTTAAATTCAGAGCAGTTATAGGctggtattatttattattattacaggcTAGTGTCTCAActcaatttaaaatgtaattttttaaaaagtaacacataTTTACTGATGTATGTATTCAGTAATACATCCTAAAAACCTTCAGACATTATAAATGGAGTATCCTTCACACTTCCGTTGGTTGGCCTGTTCCCCACAGGCATTCTTTCTTACCAGTTGCTTGTATATCCTTCTAGGCtgtatttatgcatatataatcATATGTAAAAATAGCTTTTTTAACTGCAAATATTAGCATACTATATATACTGTTTGTACATACCTTAACATACTTTTGACATCCTTCCACATTAGTATgtaagcagtgtttctcaaaggggCATTATTAGCATTTAGGTGAGGGAATTCTTAGTAGCGTACACGGTCCTCTGCATGTAGGTTCCTTGCCCCTactctttctgttcccaaaatgccgGTAATGTCTTCTAGTCATTTTTTTATTACTGTGTTCTATGTATTTGCTGTTCTTCTCTGCTTCCTTTGCATTCTGCTTATTTGGTTATTCCTTTCTCTACCTGGCCTAGGTGTATTTTGTAGTTTGCAAATCTCTGCACATATCTGATAGGGCCTGTAACTTTCTCATGATATTTTTGGATTCTGTAGCTCTTCCTGAGAgctgtttctcctttcttttgaCATGAGGTAGTCCATTGCCACTCTTGCTGGATCTGTTCTTAAGCAGTGAGTAGACCCATAGCAGACACATCACATCTGTTCTTAAGAGCCGCATGACAAAAAATTTTGTGGTTCTCTTAATTGAACAGATAACTCTAGAAAGGCATAAGAGAATGCTGTTTTTATATTTCAGTTGTAGTTCAGAATCAGCTTTTGAATTGGAAGAATGAGGGCTGTAAGGCAGATGATCTGATGTAGTTTTACTGGTCTCTTTGTAAGGTATATATTAGACTGTTTGTAGAAATTTGAGGCTCTTACTTTAAAGTAGATTCCATAATGTTGAATGAAGCGTAGAGAACTGTCCCACTTCTGGGATTTTGGAGGAAGAGCATTAAATACAAATACAACAGAacataaaatgtctttaaaaatcacCTGTAGCTATATCTTTAGGAACGTTAGGTTTGAGAGAGCGGAACCTAGTCTGCACTCAGGTTACAAggtaaaggaaggaaaggagcgTTCTTTCTTGGGTCAAGAAAAGGTTTCATGTTCTGACAGAAGCCATTAATaagggaaattatttttatgaggGAAAAGAAGCCTTTTATTTTCTAGTTAGAGAGGACAAACTTTAGAGTCATTGAGTGttgatttttgcctttttgtctGTGGCTGTTAGTGATGAGTTAGGGAGTGGAAGTGAAGACAGCTGGGAGACTTGGGGTGTTTTGAGAAGTGTGTTTtgtggaagggaaggaggtggagggcagcagtgggagtggggttggaaaGGCTCTCAAATGGGAAAGTTTTTTTATAAAGaagttggagctagaaaatgAACTTATAGTTGTTGCGTCTTGTCTAGGGTTATAGAAATGTTTTTCTTGAACCTGCAAAAAAATTGTAGCTGAATGAAGGCTGTggctttttgaattttatgtatTATTGCTGAGGTATTATTCAATAATGTTTCCAACATGGACCTTCCAAAAATAGATTCCcaagttttatatatgtatatttttaatcttttggtgTTTCTTCTTCCAGTTGACAGTAcgtgttgtttttttcccttttatcattTAAGGAAGAACTCCAAGTATCACTTTCAAAATTGAATGATGAGTATGAAGTAATTAAAAGTAAGGCTATGAGAGACATAGACTTGGATTCAGAATTACATAATTTAAGACTTAATTTGGAAGCAAAGGAACAAGAACTAAATCAGAGCATTACTGAAAAGGAAGTGCTAATAGCAGAGTTAGAAGAATTGGATAAACAGAACCAAGAGGCTACAAAGGTAacaatatattaaattatattttaaaatacattaaagacAGTATGGCAGCATGTGTTACTCAGTAGACTGAACACTGGATTAATAATCAAAACtgtcatttaatttttgtgatCTAATTAATATTTTAGTTAATGCTTTAGTCATAGAGGTGGGCAAACTTTTTTTATAAAGTGTTAGATAGTAAGTATTTTTGGCTGTGCAGGCCATGTAGTCTCAGTTgcagctactcagctctgctgttgtccTGTATAGACAAGTAAACATGGCTCTGTTCCAGTAaaactatttacaaaaacaggtggcaggcaTGATTTGGCCTATGGGCTACACTTTGTTGTCTCCCTGGTCCCATGTTTAAGAATTGAAAATAAACAACACATATCTTTTACTTTCTTTGCTTCTAAGTTCTAATCTCTAACATGATAAAATAGATTTGCTGTATGATAATTAGTAAATAATTTTGTGGGacattttaaagaagttttatGAAGGATTAGAAATGTCTGAGGATTATTATTCTGTTATGTGtggcattttataaaattttctttaggtACTAAAATGAGAGAATGTGTTAAAGTGACCatgcaaattaatttttcttccagCACATGATTTTGATCAAAGATCAACTATCAAGACAACAAAGTGAGGGAGATAATGCCATTAGTAAGctgaaaaaagatttaaatgatgaaaaaaagaGAGTTCATCAACTGGAAGATGATAAAATGAACATGACTAAAGAGTTAGAcatgcagaaagaaaaattaattcaaagtgaGCTGGTTCTAAATGATTTACATTTAACCAAGCAGAAGCTTGAAGATAAAGTAGGCGATTTAGTAGATCAGCTaaataaatcacacacacagaATTTAAACATCCAGAAGGAGAACTTTGAACTCCAGGAACATATTAAGCAAAAGGAGGAGGAGCTTTCTAGAGTCAGGGAAGAGttaactcagtttcttcatcaagaCTCTAACAGTAATTTTAAAGATGACTTACTTAAAGAAAGGGAAGCTGAAATCAGAAACTTAAAGCAAAACCTTTCAGAAGTGGAACAGCtcaatgaaaatttaaagaaagctGTTTTTGAGCTCAAAACAGAAAACGGAAAGTTGAATTTAGCTTGTGAAGATGTAAGACATCAGTTGGAAGAATCTACTGCTGGTAACAGTCAGGCTTCTCTGGATAAAGATGCTATTGTGAAGGCTGTAAAACTGGAGAAACGACAGTTAGAAGCAGAATTGTGCTGGGCTGAAAAGAGGCTTTTGGAAGAAGCAAGCAAGTTTGAGCAAACCATCAAAGAACTGTCAGAGGCAAGTAATTTGAGCACCTCTGCTTTACAGCTGGAACATGAGCGTTTAATTAAACTCAATCAAGAGAAAGACTTCGAAATAGCAGAACTCAGAAAGAATATTGAGCAGATGGATACTGATCACAAAGAAACTAAGAAAGTTTTGTCATCTAGTTTAGAAGAGCAGAAGCAATTGACCCAACTTGTAAGTGAGAAagaaatttgtattaaaaaactTAAAGAGAGGGGCTCAGAGCTTCAGGATGAGTTAGATAAATTGACTCAGgtcttaaagaaaaatgaaattttgaggCAAACCAtagaggaaaaagacagaaacctTGGAtcaatgaaagaagaaaacaatcatCTGAAAGAAGAGCTGGAACGACTCAGGGAACAGCAGAGTCGCGCAGCACCTATGGCTGAGCCCAAACCTATTGATAGTATTACAGAACTGGAGTCTGAGGTGTCTCAGCTGAATGTTATAAAGGATAGTcttgaagaggaaataaaacatcATCAAAAGATAATTGAAGatcaaaaccagagtaaaatacaGCTGCTTCAGTCTTTACAGGAGCAGAAGAAGGAAATGGATGAGATTAAATACCAGCATGAACAGATGAGTGTCACACACACCCAGCTCTTCTTagagaaagatgaggaaattaagactTTGCAAAAAACAATCGAACAAATCAAAACTCAGTTGCGTGAAGAAAGACAAGATGTTCCAACAGAGAATTCCGTTATTTTTCAAGAAACAAAAGTTCAGGGCCTTAATATAGAAAATGGGAGTGAAAAGCACGATTTATCAAAAGCTGAAACGGAAAGATTagtaaaaggaataaaagaacgAGAATTGGAGATTaaacttctaaatgaaaagaatatatcttTAACAAAACAGATTGACCAGCTGTCCAAAGATGAGGTGGGTAAACTAACTCAGATTATCCAGCAGAAAGATGTGGAGATTCAGGCTCTTCACGCGAGAATCTCTTCAGCTTCCTACCCCCAGGATGTTGTTTACCTTCAGCAGCAGCTGCAGGCCTATGCTATGGAACGGGAGCAAGTGTTAGCTGTGTTGAGTGAGAAGACTAGGGAAAACAGCCATCTGAAAACAGAGTATCACAAGATGATGGATATAGTTGCTGCCAAAGAAGCAGCTCTCAATAAGCTGCAAGACGAAAATAAAACATTGTCCACTAGATTCGAAAGTAGTGGCCAAGATATGTTTAGAGAAACAGTTCAGAATTTGTCACGTATTATTCGAGAAAAAGACATTGAAATAGATGCATTAAGTCAGAAATGTCAGACCTTATTGGCAGTCTTGCAAACATCCAACACCGGTAATGAGGTTGGAAGCGTTAACAGTAATCAGTTTGAGGAGCTTCTGCAGGAACGCGATAAGTTGAAACAGCAGGTAAAGAAGATGGAAGAGTGGAAGCAGCAGGTGATGACGACGGTGCAGAACATGCAGCACGAGTCAGCTCAGCTCCAGGAAGAGCTGCACCAACTTCAGGCACAAGTTTTGGTCGACAGTGATAATAACTCTAAATTACAAGTGGACTATACTGGCCTGATCCAAAGCTACGAGCAGAATGAAACCAAACTCAAAAATTTTGGTCAAGAACTAGCTCAAGTTCAGCACAGCATAGGGCAGCTTTGCAATACCAAAGACCTTCTTCTAGGAAAACTCGATATTATTTCACCTCAGCTCTCCTCTGGATCGTCGCTTACTTCCCAGTCAGCAGAGCCTCCTAGAGCTGGTAAGTCTGATGTATCGAGTGAGTCTTCTAAACAAGAAATAGAAGAGCTAAGAAAATCACTGCAGGAAAAAGATGCGACAATTAGAACTCTCCAGGAAAATAATCACAGATTGTCTGATTcgattgctgcgaactcagagctAGAAAGACAAGAACATGAACAAACCGATTCAGAAATTAAGCAACTGAAGGAGAGACAAGATGTTTTACAAAAGTCACTAAAGGAAAAAGACCTCTTAATCAAAGCCAAAAGTGATCAGttactttctttaaatgaaaatatcacaAACAAGGTGAGTGAAAATGAACTTTTGAGGCAGGCAGTAACAAACCTAAAGGAGAGAACACTAATTTTAGAAATGGACATTTGTAAactgaaagaggaaaatgaaaaaatagtggAAACTTCcagggaaaaggaaacagagtaTCAAGCATTGCAGGAGACTAATATGAAGTTGTCTATGATGCTGCGAGAAAAAGAGTTTGAGTGCCATTCGTTGAAGGAGAAGGCTCTTGCTTGTGAGCAACTACTGAAAGAAAAAGAGCAGGTATGTTCTGGGCAGTGTTGCAGAGGGAGGTTGGGGGGAGAGGAGATATCTTAGTGTGCTGCTTTATTGATGTTATTTTTGAAGGgaaataatgaatttatttacctAGAAATATTTTGAGGCTTTATGATTCATTCTAAATAAATTTTCCTGAGAGGCATCTGGAAGTTTCTTTCTCAAATTACtagatatttccaaatatttttagtgCTAGATTAGTTTTAGGCCTACTTCAGTAGCTACTAGTAATGGTTAACATGTTAGAGATTCTTAAATGTAAAGGGGAGCTCTGTGAAATAATGCTACCTCTTTGACAACCATCTGAAGTAAGAAATATGTTTTACTTTGTGATACAGTAAGTACttgtgcgggtgtgtgtgtgtgtgtgtgtgtgtgtgtaaaaaactGACAGAAGTTTCAGAAATCAAAAATTACCCTTGCTACATGTGATGCTCTATTTAAAAAAGTGCTGGATGACccattaaattgatttttatgcATCAATTAGTCACATCGTGATATCTGAAAAAGTGTTAGCCGTGATTAGTACTTTTCAGAGTAGGCTTAGTAAATATTCCAATTTCTGTTCTGTCACTGGTGTGACTTTGGGTGTGTTTTTACCTTATTGGTTTgtttattcagccataaaatggaagGGTATAGCAgttaaaatgtcagtttttgatagatttacatttttacatgCAGTTGATACTGATTTTAATAAGAATGTATTGAAGACCTAATACATCATACTATGATCAAAGCTTTGGGCtctttttactctgctttctgtaCTCTGAGTAGTAGAACCTTGTAAAAGAAATGAGGCAGAACGATGGAATAGTCACAAGTGCTTGTTGAGTGTTTACATGCTGCCACGCACAAGGTACAAAATGATTTAACTTCTTTTTCCATTTAAGTTCTCTTTTAAGAGTCTTGGATTAAAGTTTGGGAATGCTTGGTGTAGTTTTCACTTGATAAGAAAATTCTCACCCCGTTTCCCCTTTTTGCCATCTGATTAAACAGGTACACTAATGTGCTGAGGTGTGCACCTCCTTTCAGGAACAGCTTTTTAGCATCTTAGGGTCCTGGTCTGTGCTTGGTATGAAAGAGACTCTTAGAGAGGGGCTGCTTTCTATTGCTCACTAACCAAAATTGGGTGTAGTCTCTCAGGGCCTGTAAGACTATAATAGAGGAATGCAGAATAATGAAgtattctttttatatgttttttccttttgtagtttTAGCATCTTGTACAGtttaattctgtttcattgacaTGTATAGATCTAAAGTGTGTAGATTTAATTAAGGCTTACCTACTTTTCAAGAAGTTTCCTAGGTTAGTTAAGTTGTTCTTAAGTATTGTATTACTTGAGGGTAATTAGTGTAAACTGATTAATTTCTGTATAATTGAAGAGtacctttattatattttaaatataataaataacatttttctttaggGAGAAAGAGGTATTCTCAATAGGAGATCCTCAACTCTTTAATTTTCAAGcatttgttctttctctaatacgaaaaaatttttaactgaaaagcaatttggaaaataaatagcCTCTTTTTCTGGGAGGGCTTGTTGAGATAAAAGAAACAGATGGTTTTATGTTTTGGTTTCAATGATTTGTCCTGGGGAAGTgttagatactttaaaaaatggaaagtttacataaaaatgtaaaaataataccaATCTATAAATAGATTCAGATGATATGCATatttcaaacagaaaaaagagTTGGCTGTAAACAGCCTGCtacttttttgtgcttttttagAATTCCAGCTATCATCTTAAATTCATGGCCCTACTTTTGCAGTGAAGGGTTATCCTTTTTCCTGCTGTCTTTAATGCATTGCACTTGTATGGAATGCATTCAGGAATAATTGTACTTGTATGGAATGCATTcaggaataaaattttgccacagCCCAGCAAGATATCATTCCAGAGTTGCTTTTGTTAAATTGTTGccaaaatgttcttttaaaataggCTGTGCATGTAGAGTgacttccctttctcttctctgccaGTAACTTGACACTGTTATTTCTCTAACAACAGTTGCATGTgcctgatgaatggataaatacatacacatacacacacacagcacacacacactctttgtGGCTAATTTGGGGGTTTGTGAATGCTTTATTTTATAGGGTAAATTTGAAGAGATTGTGTCCTTTGagttctttttaaaacctttgaaataaacttttaaagaataGTTTTATATTgttagaaaagttgcaaagatagtggAGAATTCCCATATACCTCAAATTCAATTTCCCTTATTTTTAGCATCTTTGCATTACTGTGGTACATTTGCAACaactaatgaaccaatattgatacattactattaactaaagttcttactttttttgaattttcttaatttttcagcaaatgtccttttcttgttccaggatcccatctaGGAAAGCACACATTATATGTATTTCATCATCATGTGTCCTTAGGCTCCTTTAGACTGTGACGGTTTCTCAGACATTCCTTGTTTTTGATGTCCTTGACATagttaattgtatttttaattaattgatgaagaaatgtcttttttaaaatgtattttcctttaaagctaaagttattttttctaaaaGGGCAAGACTGGAGAATTAAATCAGCTTTTAAATGCGGTTAAGTCTATGCAGGAGAAGACAGTTACGTTTCAGCAGGAGAGAGATCAAGTCATGTTGGCCctgaaacagaaacaaatggaaaacacTGCTCTACAGAATGAGGTATACTTTTGCTTTAAAGAAACACTGATTCAAACACTAAGCTTAATAACTGTTGAGAAAACTATAAAGATTATCAATTAAAATGAACTTCTCTTAGGTGGTTTTTCTTACTCTTCCTCTGATATGCTGTAGTAGGATTTTGATCTCCCAaggtgcattttatttcagttttcaaaagCGAAACCATGATCTAAtcgttatgttgtacacctaaaactaaattatacttcaagagaaaaaaaaaaagataacatatcTTGGGTATAAGGAAAATTTCCTacccataaaatatgaaaaaaatgagatttactGAAAAAGTGGCCTATCACAAAAAATCGTAGTACTTTGTACAATTCCATTTTCCATTATAGCCACAGGGAATAAGATCTTACAAAGTAAACCTTCCAAATGAATATTAAAGATGATTTCAGAAGACTTTTTCCTAGCATAAATACATCTTGCAATACGAGAAATTAATTAATACACTTAATACACTCCAGTAATGGGGAAAAGATTTGATAACAAAGTGCCTtgttggaggggaaaaaagggagcattttacagaaggaaaatgaaagaaatgtccTTTGCCTAGGTTCAACATTTACGTGACAAAGAATTACGCTTAAACCAGGAGCTAGAGAGATTGCGTAACCATCTTTTAGAATCAGAAGATTCTTATACCCGTGAAGCTTTGGCTGCAGAAGATAGAGAGGCTAAACTAAGAAAGAAAGTCACTGTATTGGAGGAAAAGCTAGTTTCATCCTCCAATGCAATGGAAAATGCAAGgtaactttttcatttttcttagtatTAACATTAACTGATGAACACTTCTGGAGTGTCAGACTCAGTAAGAATTTTTCATACGTTACCTCATTTTATTCTCACGAAATTCATTATCTCCGTTTTACAGACTAAGAAACTAAGGGTTAAAAGGTTTAGTAACCTTCCCAAGGTCAGGCACACAGGTGGACATGTAGGTTTTACAGTCAGATCTGTAGCCCTTACCCAGATCTGGCGTTCAAACTGAGGTTTTCCTGAATCTTAACCATTGTCCTGGATAATTGCTTCTGATCATTTTAGGAGACTAGGTTTAAATTCTGAACAATTTAATTAGCTTTGTCAGGTTTCCCGGGAACTAATttaatttatgtgatttttttttttttaaagtcaggtgATCTAAGGTTGAACAAAGTTTGGGTATTAGAAAGAAGAGAGCTGAGGAGGCAGCAAGGTAAAGATGTAGGTCAGTGTGTGTTAACTCCTGGCTTAGTAGAACTTTTGAGTGACCAAGTCcctgcttatatatttttaaatcttgtttctcgcaataaaaaattttttccttattacAAAAGCATTATATTTTCCACTTTAGGAAAATCACATaaaccaaaaagaacaaaaaaccacAGTCTCATGCGCTCAGAGAGAATCTTTTTTTGTGCCTTTGTGTGCttctgtatatgtgtatatatatatatattatgtattttttgaaagcagaatttatatttatactatTTTGTAACCTGCTTCTATCACTTAATGAATGTCAGTACGTTAAGCCATATGTTTCTGCAATATCATTTATGGCTACATAGTATACCATTGTTTGGATTTGCCTTAATTTCTCTAATCCAGTCATTTATTTTGGGGCATTTAGAGCGTTTCAACTTTTCAGAATTACTAAGAGTGCTGTCATTATAACCCCAAATAGGTATTGTTGTGTTGGTGATAGATTATTTCCTTAGTGTAAATATTTAGAATTGGGAATTCTGGTTCAAAAGGGTTTCTTTAAACTTTTGAGATGTACTGCTAACtaattttccagaaaaattttGTCCGTTTCCATTCCCATTAGttgtgtgtgtctttttatttatctttttactaTGGGTGATGCTGAGGGAAATAATAAGGAAATAGTAGATATTATCTCTGTCTGCAAAGATTATAGGCCAGGAGAGTTAACACTTCTGAGGGTGAACACCTCACCCTCCTTTGTAAGATATGTTATTCAGACTCAGAAGAAAAACTtgtttaaaatgagaattaaaagagtgagtgaacatttgtgtatgtgtttcaCATTGGCAGAAATATCAAAACATCCTCAGTCTATAAAATTGATCATCTGTCCTTTCAATTTTCAGGCCCTTGTTTTCTCTAATTAAAACAGTTTCTAGTCTCTGCCTCCTTTCATTTACCATTTAAATTAACTTTCAGAATGACCTTTGTTAGGTAGGGCTGTGATCTTGTTACTCCTTTCTTCAAAACCAGGGTAGATGTGGATGAATTTGTCCCAGGATGTCTACCACCTTAACCTTATTTCTCAGTATCATCTACATCCAACCAAAACTGTTACTTAGTTCTTCAGATAGagctgttttcctattttttcttacacttttttatttcatattctttcttcctAAAGAGTGGGCCTGATCCCTAGTTAGTTTTTCTATTACTCCTGACTGTTCTTCAAATAGCGTTTCCTTCATAAAGAATGCTTTGTTTAGCACCCTAATGCTCAAATCTAAAATCAAACCCTAGTATCATGTTTTCCCCTTTGGACCTGCGTAATACTTTGAGTCTTTGATAGGGTACTTGTATTTTGCTTTTGGGTATAGGTAATTGTTGACTCGTCTTACACTTTCTCTCACCCAGTGAAATGTAAGGTTACTGGAGCCGGTGTGGGGGGAGTGGTTAGGAATGACACAATTTATTCATACCCTTCCCATTGTGTATATTCTTACAGATAGTTTcatagatgttcagtaaatatttgttgtataAGTAACTTAAATCTACAAACCAGATTATGGTGTTTTGAGCCTTTAACAATAGTACCATCACgtatttattaactttttgaATGACATCACAGctcatttcatccttacaatTACCCTTTGAGTGATTTACTAGCCAGCAAAGTTGAGTCCAAGGCACATAGGGCAGAGTTCAGTCGTCTGGTTATCAGTTTACTGCTCTTTCCACAAGAGGGTGCTATTGGGTAAAGTTTCTTCAAAGTGAGCAGCTCTTAATGAGCTTTAATGGGCTGGTCTGAATAAGAATTTAACTGGATATTAAAAAACCAGAAAAGGCTATTGCAGTATTTCGTATGTAATCATTATACCTTAAAGAAGTATATCAATGATATAAGACTGGACTCTATAAATCTCTCAGGGATGTCTGATTTATTATTTGGGGCAGGTGTAGAGGTTGTTTTTTTAGGCAGAAAGAAAGACGGCAGTAAAAGATAATTAACTAGTAATCAGAGAAGTAAATCAGTAGGGTAGCCTTTGGAAAGTTGTAAGTTTACCAGGATTGCAAGTGTCAAAAGCAAGGGGAATAGAATCCTTAGAATGCATTTCTTGCTAGGTTGGAAGCTGGACAGAATGACTTCCAAGGTCCCTTACGATGTAACAATTTTCTGATAAATTGCATTGTAGAGTTTTAGCCTGGAAACACAGAGGTTGCAGGCTGTTTGTAAATTTTTCTTATGCTAACATTTCTTGTTTAGGCCaattctgtctttaaaatgacTGCCATTTATTCAAACTCACTTTCACAGGAAGGATGATTGAATTAACAAAAAACCAGGGAGAGCAAAGATCAGACGAACTCTTCAAATTGCTTTGAAATCTAACTTGAATTTAATGCAGTAAAATGTAGGGACCATCAGTTTAAtaaagaaagtagaatggtggttgctaagAAAAGGAGGGGTTACTGTTTAACGGGTGTGGAGTTTTGGCTAGGGAAGGTGGAAgaagttctagagatggatggcCATGATGGTTGTACAGCAGTTTGAATGTACTTagtaccactgaactgtacacttaaaaatggtgaaaatggtagatgttatgtatattttaccacaattgaaAAAAGGACATAGGAGGTGGTTTCATCTTATTGAAGTATTTAAATACTTTGAAATCTAACTTGCACTTATTGCAATAAAACGTAGGGAAGGTATTTCATCTTGTTAAAGTATCTAAATAGACACAGTTTGACTtctgttctttttgtttaaaGCCATCAAGCCAGTTTACAGGTAGAGTCATTGCAGGAACAGTTGAATATGGTAACCAAGCAAAGGGATGAAACCTCACTGCAGCTGTCTGTGTCTCGGGAACAAGTAAAGCAGTATGCTCTGTCACTCTCCAACCTGCAGATGGTCCTGGAGCACTTCCAGCAAGGTCAGTTGGATGGCTAGTCTTTCAGTGAAGAAAAGTTACTGTGCAGTTGACCCTGGAACAAAATGCGTGGGATAGGGATGCTGACCCCCCACGCAgtcaaaaatccatgtataacttttGAGTCTCCCCACACTCAATTCTTTTTAGCCTACTGTTGACCAGAAGCCTTACTGATAACATAAATAGTTGATTAACAcatttttttgtatattataGGTACTGTGTACTGTATTCTTACAATACagtaagctagagaaaagaaaatgttaagagaATCATAAGGAAGAGAAGATACATTTACTGTACTGTATTGATACCATGAGTTTATGTTGTCTGTTTATAAGATAAATTGTCTGTTAGTGCCTACATCAGTATTATATAATACAAAATACTGTAGCTGTTATACATATTACTAGTACTggacatcaaaaatgaaaaggtagtgtgaaaaagaaattcatatttatttataggtATAATGATTCATGCATTGATAATGAAGAAGCAGCAATATGATTGTTTTACGACAGCCTAGTATAATCGGTACAGTTCCTT contains:
- the TRIP11 gene encoding thyroid receptor-interacting protein 11 isoform X2 — encoded protein: MSSWFGSLGSGLGQSLGQVGGSLASLSGQISNFTKDMLMEGTEEVEELPNARRKEVEAIHTILRSENERLKKVCTDLEEKHEASELQIKQQSMSYRTQLQQKEVEISHLKARQIALQDQLLKLQSTAPSGTSGVGGVPATTASSSFGYGLSHHASALHDDDMDFGDVISSQREINRLSNEVSRLESEVGHWRHIAQTSKAQGSDNPEQSEICKLQNIIKELKQNRSQEIDDHQHEMSVLQNAHQQKLTEIARRHREELSDYEERIEELENLLQQGGSGIAVTDHSKIHEMQQTIQVLQTEKVESTKKISELEDKVKDINEKLSSAENDRDVLTKEQERLNAENEIKRLSNLNQDTGLGEDNMKLKMDVQVLEKENSLLNQEKEELQVSLSKLNDEYEVIKSKAMRDIDLDSELHNLRLNLEAKEQELNQSITEKEVLIAELEELDKQNQEATKHMILIKDQLSRQQSEGDNAISKLKKDLNDEKKRVHQLEDDKMNMTKELDMQKEKLIQSELVLNDLHLTKQKLEDKVGDLVDQLNKSHTQNLNIQKENFELQEHIKQKEEELSRVREELTQFLHQDSNSNFKDDLLKEREAEIRNLKQNLSEVEQLNENLKKAVFELKTENGKLNLACEDVRHQLEESTAGNSQASLDKDAIVKAVKLEKRQLEAELCWAEKRLLEEASKFEQTIKELSEASNLSTSALQLEHERLIKLNQEKDFEIAELRKNIEQMDTDHKETKKVLSSSLEEQKQLTQLVSEKEICIKKLKERGSELQDELDKLTQVLKKNEILRQTIEEKDRNLGSMKEENNHLKEELERLREQQSRAAPMAEPKPIDSITELESEVSQLNVIKDSLEEEIKHHQKIIEDQNQSKIQLLQSLQEQKKEMDEIKYQHEQMSVTHTQLFLEKDEEIKTLQKTIEQIKTQLREERQDVPTENSVIFQETKVQGLNIENGSEKHDLSKAETERLVKGIKERELEIKLLNEKNISLTKQIDQLSKDEVGKLTQIIQQKDVEIQALHARISSASYPQDVVYLQQQLQAYAMEREQVLAVLSEKTRENSHLKTEYHKMMDIVAAKEAALNKLQDENKTLSTRFESSGQDMFRETVQNLSRIIREKDIEIDALSQKCQTLLAVLQTSNTGNEVGSVNSNQFEELLQERDKLKQQVKKMEEWKQQVMTTVQNMQHESAQLQEELHQLQAQVLVDSDNNSKLQVDYTGLIQSYEQNETKLKNFGQELAQVQHSIGQLCNTKDLLLGKLDIISPQLSSGSSLTSQSAEPPRAGKSDVSSESSKQEIEELRKSLQEKDATIRTLQENNHRLSDSIAANSELERQEHEQTDSEIKQLKERQDVLQKSLKEKDLLIKAKSDQLLSLNENITNKVSENELLRQAVTNLKERTLILEMDICKLKEENEKIVETSREKETEYQALQETNMKLSMMLREKEFECHSLKEKALACEQLLKEKEQGKTGELNQLLNAVKSMQEKTVTFQQERDQVMLALKQKQMENTALQNEVQHLRDKELRLNQELERLRNHLLESEDSYTREALAAEDREAKLRKKVTVLEEKLVSSSNAMENASHQASLQVESLQEQLNMVTKQRDETSLQLSVSREQVKQYALSLSNLQMVLEHFQQEEKTKYSAELEKHKQLIAEWKKKAENLEGKLVSLQERLDEANAALDSASRLTEQLDLKEEQIEELKKQNELRQEMLDDVQKKLMNLVNSTEGKVDKVLMRNLFIGHFHTPKNQRHEVLRLMGSILGIKKEEMEQLLKEDQGGVTRWMTGWLGGGSKSVPNTPLRPNQQSLLNSSFSELFVKFLETESHPSIPPPKLSVHDMQPLDSPGRRRLDTSGPESFKETVESRSGRRTDVNPFLAPRSAAVPLINPAGLGPGGPGHLLLKPISDVLPTFTPLPVLPDNSAGAVLKDILKQ